The window CTGGTGGCGAACATCGCCGGCGGCCTGTCCCAGGTCACCATCGAGGACGTCATCGAGAAGAACCTGGCTCACTTCCACGCCGCGGACGCCGACTACGGCAAGCGCGTCGAGGAGGCCGTCCGCGCCCTGCGCGACGCCTGAGCCGCTCAACTGTACCGGGGGCCTGACGGGAGGTCAGGTCCCGGGTGCTGAGCCCGCACCGCGGACCCGGATGAGGGGTGGTACGCGGTGGGGGCAGGACGAGGACCGCGGCGGGCGTGCGAGCCAGTGCGGTGGTAATGGGTTCCGAGGCCCGTCTCTTGACCTGAGGGAGACGGCGCCGGAGTTCTCGTCGCCGCCCGCCGCGGTCCCAGCCTCTTCCTTCCGTACAGGGGCCGTGCACAGAGTCCCCCGTACCGGAGGGGAACCACCCTCCCCCAACACTCCGCCCGGCGGTGCGAACGTCCTGTCGCGCCAGCCTCGCACCGTCGGGCGGTCACAGCCGAAGCGCCGAGTCACGGACGGTCCCGTGACCCGGCGCTTTGTCGTGCGCGGGATGCGCCCGCCCCGACCGCCCCCCGGCGACCGGGGCGGGCGCTCAGCGGCCCGCCGCCGGTCGCCGTCGGGCCGCGATGGCAGCCGGGTCCCAGCCGGGCCGGGGCACGGAGTCCAGCAGCAGCCGGGTGTACGCGTCCTCGGGGGCGGACAGCAGCGTCGCCGTCGCACCCTGTTCGACGATCCGGCCGGACCGCATGACGACCAGCGAGTCGGTCACGGCCCGTACGACGCCCAGGTCGTGGGTGATGAACAGGTACGCGATGTCCGTGCGGGCGCGGATCTCCGCGAGCAGGTTCAGGATCTGCGCCTGCACGGAGACGTCCAGGGCCGCCACGGCCTCGTCCAGCACCAGCACCGCCGGCTCCACCGCGAGCGCCCGCGCGATCGCTACCCGCTGGCGTTGGCCGCCCGACAGCTCGCGCGGTCGGGCCGCCGCCTCCCGGTCGCCGAGGCCCACCTGTTCCATGAGTTCCGCGACCCGGGGTCCGGGATCGCGGTCGGGGAAGTGCAGCCGCAGGGTCTCGCGCACCGCCTCGCCCGCCGGGACCCGGGGGTCCAGCGACAACAGCGGGTCCTGGAAGACCAGTTGTACTTCGCGGGCCCGGTGCAGCCGGGCGGACCGGCCGCGCACCGACGGGGCCCGCAGCCGGCCCCGTACGAGGACCTCGCCCGCGTCGGCCCGCTCCAGGCCGGTCACGATCCGGGCCGTGGTGGTCTTGCCCGAACCGGATTCGCCGACGATGCCGAGCGAGCCGCCCGCCGGGACGGAGAAGGAGACGTCGTCGACGGCGCGCACGGCGCCGTAGGCGCGGGCCAGGCCGCGGACTTCCAGTACCGGGCTCACGAGTGCACCTCCGCGTGGTGACAGGCCACGCCGGAGCGCGGGGTCGGGACCTCGGCGGCGCACGGATCGGTGGCGCGGGCGCAGCGCGGGGCGAAGGCGCAGCCGGTGACGGTCGTGCGCAGGTCCGGCGGCCGGCCGGCGATCGCGGCGAGGGGCCCCGGGGGCGCGTCGAGGCGGGGGGTCGCCGCGAGGAGCGCCTTCGTGTAGGGGTGCCGGGGGTGCTCGAAGAGGGCGGCGGCGGGGCCGGTCTCCACGATGCGGCCCGCGTACATGACGTGGACCCGGTCGCTGATGGCCGCCGCGAGTTCCAGGTCGTGGGTGACGAACAGGAGCCCGCAGCCCTCGCGTTCCCGCAGCCGGGCGAGGAGGGCGATGGTCTCGGCCTGGGTGGTGGTGTCGAGGGCGGTGGTGGGTTCGTCGGCGAGCAACAGCCGGGGTCCGGGCAGCAGCGCGGCGGCGATCATGACGCGTTGCAGCATGCCGCCGGACAGTTCGTGGGGGTACTGGCGCAGGACGCGGTCGGGCAGGCCCACCGCGTCGAGGAGTTCGGCGAGCCGTCCGTCGGGGACCTTGACGCCCGCGTGCCGCAGCCCCTCGGTGAGGAAGTCGCGGAGGCGGCGCAGCGGGTTCATCGCGGCGCGCGGGTCCTGGAAGATCATCGAGGCGGTGTGGGAGCGGAGTTCGCGGAGCGCGGCGGGGGTCATCGTCAGCACGTCCCGGCCGGCGACCCGCACCGATCCGCGGACCTGCGCGCCGGGCGGCAGCAGCCCGAGCGCGGAGCGGGAGGTGAGGGACTTGCCGGAGCCGGACTCGCCGACGAGGGCGACGGTCTCGCCGGCCTCGACCGTCAGGTCCACTCCGGCGAGCACGGGGCGCGGGAAGCCGGGCAGCGTCAGGTGGAGCCCTTCCACTTCGAGTACGGGGCTCATGCGGCGCGCCCCGAGACCCGGTCGGCGAAGCGCTCGCCGACGACGTTGAAGGCGACGACGGTGAGGATCACCGCGAGGCAGGGGGCGAGCGCGGAGAGCGGCGCCCCGTCGAGGATGGCGGACTGGCCGTCGTTGATCATGGCTCCCCAGTCGGGGGTGAGGGGCGGCACGCCGAGGCCGAGGAAGGACAGGGCGGCCAGGTCGAGGAGTGCGTAGCCGAAGTTGACGGTGGACTGGGCGAGGACGACGGGCGCGATGTTCGGCACGAGGTGGCGTAGGCAGATCCACGCCCCGGAGAAGCCCTGCACCCGGTACGCCGCGAGGTAGGGCTTGCCGACCTCGGAGAGCGCGAGGCCGCGGGCGAGCCGGCCGACGAACGGCGTGTACGCGAGGGACAGCGCGACCATCGGGGCGATCAGCCCGCGCCCGTACAGCGAGACGAGCAGCATGGCGAGGAGCAGCCCGGGAAAGGCGAGCAGCAGTTCGCTGGTCCGGGAGAGCAGGGCGTCGACCCAGCCGCCGCGCCAGGCGGCGGTGACGCCGATGACCACTCCGAGGAGGGTCGACAGGACGACGACGCCGAGCGGGCCGAGGAGCGAGGTGCGGGCGCCGACGATGAGACGGGAGAGGGTGTCCCGGCCGCTGATGTCGCCGCCGAGCGGCAGGTGGGGCGTGGGGTTGGCGAGCGAGGCCCCGAAGTCGACGGCGTTCGGGTCGTGCGGCGCCAGCCAGGGGGCCGCCAGCGCGACCAGGACCACGAGGACGGCGAAGCCGAGGCAGATCCGGTGGAGCCAGGCACCGCCGGCCTTGCGGGCCTTGGTCCGCGCGGCCGCGGGCCGCAGCAGGAGTGCGGTCATTCGGAGCTCCTGGTGCCGAGCCGGACCCGGGGGTCGATGAGCGGGTGGACGAGGTCGACGGCGAGGTTGACCAGCACGAACAGCGCGATGGTCAGCAGGGAGATCGCCTGGACGACGGGGAAGTCCTTGACGGTCACGGACTTCGCGAGGAACTCGCCGAGCCCGCCGAGGCCGAACGCGGACTCCACGAGGATCGTGCAGACCATCAGCCCGGAGAGGGCCAGTCCGGCCTGGGTGACGACGGTGCCCAGCGCTCCGCGCAGTACGTGGCGGCGTACGACGGTGCGTTCCGGCACGCCGCGGCTGCGGGCGACGGTGACGTGGTCCTGTGCGAACTGCTCCAGCAGGGAGGCCCTGGTGACGCGGGCGAGCACCCCGACGAAGGGCAGGGCCAGGGCCACGGCGGGCAGGACGAGGTGGTGGAGGGTGTCGAGGAAGCCGTCTCCGCTGCCGAGCACGGGGAACCAGCCGAGCCGGACCGAGAACAGCGACAGGAGCAGGATCGCGGCGATGAAGGACGGGGTGGCGACGGCGACCGAGGTGGTGATCAGGACGGCCTGGTCGGTGCGGCGCCCGCGCACGGCGCCCGTCAGGCCGAGCAGCAGTCCGCCCGCGATGACGAGGAAGGCCGCCATCCCGATCAGGGCGAGGGTGACGGGCATCCGGGAGGCGACCAGGTCGACGACGTCGGAGCGGTACTGGACGGAGGTGCCCAGGTCTCCCGTGACGACACCGCCGAGCCACTTCCCGTACTGGACGAGGAACGGGTCGTCGAGGTGGTAGTGGGAGCGGATCGCCTCCAGCGCCTGGGGGCTCGCGCCGCGACCGCCGAGCAGGAAGGTCTCGGGCCTGCCCGGGGCGAGGCGGATGGAGGCGTGGACGAGGAACGAGGCGACGAGGAGGGTGGCGAGGAGTTCGCCGATCCTTCGCAGCAGGAAGCGGACGAGGTCGGGTCTCGGCATCACGGGGCCCCCACTTCGGCCGCCCAGGGGGCGTACATGTACGAGATGCCGGTCGGCGCTCCGGTGATCCTCTTGTTGAGGAACAACGGACCGGGGTACTCCGCCACCGGCAGGCACAGGGCCGCGTCGGCGGCCATCCTGGCGAGCCTGGCGGTCAGCACCCCGCGTTCGGCGGGGTCGTACTCGGCCGTCGCCCGGTCGACGAGGGCGTCGTACTCCGGCGCGCTGTAGCCGGCGTAGTTCTCGAACTGGCCGGTGCGGAAGTTGCCGTACATCGCCAGCGGGTCGCTGAGCGACAGGTAGTACGTGAAGGGGAAGAGGTCGAGGCCCTTGCGCGCCTCGGGGTCGGAGAACAGCGCGGTGAAGGCGTCGGGTGCGACGGTGCGGATCTCCATGTCGAGGCCGATGCGGCGGCCCGCGTCCTGGACGGCGGTGGCGAGCAGGGCGACGTCCGGGCCGAGTGGGCTGGAGGCGACGGTCACCTTCTTCCCGCGTGCGCCGGCCTCGTCGACGAGACGTTTCGCCTCGGTCAGGTCCCGTTTCACGGGGGGCAGCCCGGCCAGTTCCCGGGCGACGGGTTCCTCGGGCATCCCGCGCCAGACGTCCTTGACCACCAGGGAATTGGTGGGGGTGGCGGCCCCGCGCATCGCGCCCTGGGCGAAGCCCTCGCGGTCGAGGGCCAGCATCAGGGCGCGGCGCACCCGTACGTCGGAGAGGGTGCCGCCGAGGTCGGACACGGCGAGGTTGACGGTGGTGAGGCTCTGGCCCTGGTGGACGGTGCCGTTGTCGGCCGCGCGGAAGCGGGAGAGGGACTCCGGGGGCACGGCGAAGGAGCCGTCCACCTCGCCGGTGAGCAGGGCGTTGGTGCGGGCGGCGGAGTCGGGCAGGAAGACGAAGTCGACGTGGCCGGCCTTGGCCCGCTTGCCCCGGTAGCCGTCGAAGCGGTCCAGGCGCAGCGAGGCGCCCTGTTCCCACTTGCCCAGTGTGAACGGGCCGGTGCAGTCGAGGCCGCCGTCGGCGGTGCCGAACCTGCGGCCCTGCTCGCGCATGGTGGCGGCGTTGGCGACCGTCCCGGCGGAGTTCGCCATGGCCTGCGGGAAGAGCGCGTCCGGGGCCTTGAGGTGCACGGTGACCTGGAGCGGGCCGGTCTTCTCGACGGAGGCGACGTTCTTGAAGTCCTCGGCCCAGTACGAGCCGAGTTCGGGGTCGAGGTGCCGGTTCAGGCTGGCCACCGCGTCGTCGGCGGTGAGGGTGGCGCCGGAGTGGAAGCGCACGTTCGGGCGGAGGTCGTAGACCCAGGTGGTGGGGTCGGGGTTGGACGCCTTCTCGGCGAGGCCGGGTTCGACGGTGAGCTGGGGCGTCCAGCGCATCAGGGATTCGCAGACGTTGGCGAGGACGGTGTTCTGCGGGTAGTCGAAGGCGTAGAGGTAGTCGAGCACGGGCGGTTCGGCGTACAGCGCCCAGGTGAACCCGTCGATGTCGCCGCGAGCGGCGGGTGTGGCGGTGGAGAGGTGTGTTCCGGTGGTGCCGGCGTCACCGGCCGGGGCCGCGCAGCCCGCGCCCGTGAGGATCAGGGCGAGGACTGCGGCGGCGGAACCGGCCAGGCGGTGCCGTGAGGGGATCGGCATGCACGCTCCTTGGCGGAGTTTGGCGCTGGGAGGACCTGCTGGTCAGCGGGCCTGCGCGTCGAGTGGCTCGGTGAGCCGGCCGTACAGCTCGGGGCGGCGGGTCTGCATCAGTCCGAAGTCGAGCCAGTCGCGACGCTGGTCGAGGTCGAGGTCGGCGACGAGCACGGCGGGCCGGTCGCGGGGGGCGCGCAGCATGACACGGCCGTAGGGGTCGGAGATGAAGGAGGACCCGTAGAAGGTGGAGCGGCCCTCGATGCCGACACGATTGGGAACGATCATGAAGAGCGCGTTGGCGAGGCCGTTGGCGCTGATCGCGTGCTCCCACATCGGCCGGGTGTCGAAGTCCGGGAGGTCCACCTCGGAGCCGATGGCGGTCGGGTGGACGAGGATCTCGGCCCCGTGCAGGCCGTAGGCGCGCGCGAGTTCCGGGAACCACTCGTCCCAGCAGGTCGGGAAGCCGAAGCGGGCCCCTTCGAGGAAGGCCACGGGGAAGCCGCTGTCGCCGGGGCGGAAGCAGAGGTCCTCGCGGTAGCCGGGGAAGGCGGGGATGTGGTTCTTGCGGGTGCGGGCGAGGAGCTTGCCGTCCGGGGCCACGCACACCGCCGTGTTGTAGCCGAGCCCGCCGTCCTCGGCGCGCTCGTAGAGGGAGGCGTGCACCGTGATGCCGAGTTCCCCGGCGAGTTCGGCGGCCAGGGCGACCGTGGGCCCGTCTTCCAGGTCTTCGAGGTGACGGGCGGCGCCGTCGCCCATGGGGTCGTCGGTGTTGCAGAAGTACGGGCTGCGGGTGAGTTCGGGCAGGCAGACGACCTTGGCGCCCTCGGCCGCCGCGATACGCACGCCCTCGCGCAGGTGCTCGTCGTGCTCGTCCTCGTCCGCGTACCAGCGCATCTGCACGAGGCCGACGCGCAGCGGCACCCGCTCGGCGGACTCCGTTCGGGCCGGGGACCCGAGCGGGGAACCGTCGCTGACGAGGAGTTCGTATCCGGTGGGGGTGCGGGTGGTGGGGGTGGGGGCGGATGCGGCGGGCCGGCGCGCGGTGGTGGCGGG of the Streptomyces sp. NBC_01426 genome contains:
- a CDS encoding ABC transporter ATP-binding protein — translated: MSPVLEVRGLARAYGAVRAVDDVSFSVPAGGSLGIVGESGSGKTTTARIVTGLERADAGEVLVRGRLRAPSVRGRSARLHRAREVQLVFQDPLLSLDPRVPAGEAVRETLRLHFPDRDPGPRVAELMEQVGLGDREAAARPRELSGGQRQRVAIARALAVEPAVLVLDEAVAALDVSVQAQILNLLAEIRARTDIAYLFITHDLGVVRAVTDSLVVMRSGRIVEQGATATLLSAPEDAYTRLLLDSVPRPGWDPAAIAARRRPAAGR
- a CDS encoding ABC transporter permease, giving the protein MPRPDLVRFLLRRIGELLATLLVASFLVHASIRLAPGRPETFLLGGRGASPQALEAIRSHYHLDDPFLVQYGKWLGGVVTGDLGTSVQYRSDVVDLVASRMPVTLALIGMAAFLVIAGGLLLGLTGAVRGRRTDQAVLITTSVAVATPSFIAAILLLSLFSVRLGWFPVLGSGDGFLDTLHHLVLPAVALALPFVGVLARVTRASLLEQFAQDHVTVARSRGVPERTVVRRHVLRGALGTVVTQAGLALSGLMVCTILVESAFGLGGLGEFLAKSVTVKDFPVVQAISLLTIALFVLVNLAVDLVHPLIDPRVRLGTRSSE
- a CDS encoding ABC transporter ATP-binding protein, whose protein sequence is MSPVLEVEGLHLTLPGFPRPVLAGVDLTVEAGETVALVGESGSGKSLTSRSALGLLPPGAQVRGSVRVAGRDVLTMTPAALRELRSHTASMIFQDPRAAMNPLRRLRDFLTEGLRHAGVKVPDGRLAELLDAVGLPDRVLRQYPHELSGGMLQRVMIAAALLPGPRLLLADEPTTALDTTTQAETIALLARLREREGCGLLFVTHDLELAAAISDRVHVMYAGRIVETGPAAALFEHPRHPYTKALLAATPRLDAPPGPLAAIAGRPPDLRTTVTGCAFAPRCARATDPCAAEVPTPRSGVACHHAEVHS
- a CDS encoding ABC transporter permease, coding for MTALLLRPAAARTKARKAGGAWLHRICLGFAVLVVLVALAAPWLAPHDPNAVDFGASLANPTPHLPLGGDISGRDTLSRLIVGARTSLLGPLGVVVLSTLLGVVIGVTAAWRGGWVDALLSRTSELLLAFPGLLLAMLLVSLYGRGLIAPMVALSLAYTPFVGRLARGLALSEVGKPYLAAYRVQGFSGAWICLRHLVPNIAPVVLAQSTVNFGYALLDLAALSFLGLGVPPLTPDWGAMINDGQSAILDGAPLSALAPCLAVILTVVAFNVVGERFADRVSGRAA
- a CDS encoding nitrilase-related carbon-nitrogen hydrolase; the encoded protein is MSTPTTPATTARRPAASAPTPTTRTPTGYELLVSDGSPLGSPARTESAERVPLRVGLVQMRWYADEDEHDEHLREGVRIAAAEGAKVVCLPELTRSPYFCNTDDPMGDGAARHLEDLEDGPTVALAAELAGELGITVHASLYERAEDGGLGYNTAVCVAPDGKLLARTRKNHIPAFPGYREDLCFRPGDSGFPVAFLEGARFGFPTCWDEWFPELARAYGLHGAEILVHPTAIGSEVDLPDFDTRPMWEHAISANGLANALFMIVPNRVGIEGRSTFYGSSFISDPYGRVMLRAPRDRPAVLVADLDLDQRRDWLDFGLMQTRRPELYGRLTEPLDAQAR
- a CDS encoding ABC transporter substrate-binding protein, whose product is MPIPSRHRLAGSAAAVLALILTGAGCAAPAGDAGTTGTHLSTATPAARGDIDGFTWALYAEPPVLDYLYAFDYPQNTVLANVCESLMRWTPQLTVEPGLAEKASNPDPTTWVYDLRPNVRFHSGATLTADDAVASLNRHLDPELGSYWAEDFKNVASVEKTGPLQVTVHLKAPDALFPQAMANSAGTVANAATMREQGRRFGTADGGLDCTGPFTLGKWEQGASLRLDRFDGYRGKRAKAGHVDFVFLPDSAARTNALLTGEVDGSFAVPPESLSRFRAADNGTVHQGQSLTTVNLAVSDLGGTLSDVRVRRALMLALDREGFAQGAMRGAATPTNSLVVKDVWRGMPEEPVARELAGLPPVKRDLTEAKRLVDEAGARGKKVTVASSPLGPDVALLATAVQDAGRRIGLDMEIRTVAPDAFTALFSDPEARKGLDLFPFTYYLSLSDPLAMYGNFRTGQFENYAGYSAPEYDALVDRATAEYDPAERGVLTARLARMAADAALCLPVAEYPGPLFLNKRITGAPTGISYMYAPWAAEVGAP